The segment CCGAGGAGCACGTCGGCGATCTTGTACTGATACCCGGGGACGACATGCGTTCGCCCCGCCGCGAACGCCCGCAGGGACTCGGTGACGACGCGCTCCGCCGAGACCCACACCACGTCCGGTGGGTCCGCGGCCTGGAGTCCCACGGTCATCGGGGTGCGCACGTATCCGGGGAGGACGGCGGTCGCGCGCAGCCCGTGGGAGGTCTCCTCGAGGGCGACGCTCTCCGTGAAGCTCCGCACGAAGGCCTTCCCCGCCGCGTACACGGCGTTTCCCGGCATGGCGGGCAAGGCACCGGCCATGGAGGAGATGTTGATGACACCCCGGGGACCCCCGGTGGCTCGCCGTCGCCTCATGGACGACATCGCCGCGTGGGTCAGACGCACCACGGCGCGGACGTTCAGGTCGATGCTGGCCTGGATGTCGGTGAGGTCCTGCCGAGCGAGTGGCCCTCCGCCTCCGACTCCCGCGTTGTTCACCACCACGTCGATCGGATCGTCTCTTGCCTCGACGCGCGCCGCGACGCGTTCCAGTGCGGCGGGGTCGGTGAGATCGGCGGGTAGGGGCCGCACCTCGACGCCATAGGTTCCCTCGAGGTTCGCTCCCAGGTCCCGGAGGGCCTCGGACCGGCGCGATACCAGAACGAGGTCGTGTCCCCGTCGGGCGAGCTGGCGTGCGAACTCCGCTCCGATCCCGGTCGACGCGCCTGTGACGAGTGCTGTCCTCTTGGCGGAACGGGATGCCGTCATATCACGAGATCCTAGGACGCGGTCCCGTCACCGGGCGATAGGCGACGCCGAAGATGCATGAGACGCGGCGGCCGGACAGTACCGTGCTGGTATGCCTGCGATTGAACAGATTCAAAGCCGGGCCCGCGATGCGGGCGTGTTCCTCAAGGAGTTCTTCCGGGAGTTCCGTGACACTGGTTCGATCACACCGAGCAGCGCCGCGCTGTCCAACGCCCTGACCCGCTCGCTCGAACAGCGCACCTCCCGCGAGCCGCTGACCATCCTGGAGGTCGGCGCCGGGACCGGCCCCGTCTCCAAGGCCATCGCCCGCCGCATGGGAACCAAGGACACCCTCGAGCTGGTCGAGTCCAACGACCGGCTCGCCGACCGCCTCCAGGACCTCCTCATCGACGACGACGAGCTCGCGGGGGTCGCGGACCGGGTCAGCCTGCACCGTGCCCGGGTCGAGGAGCTGGACCGGACGGAGCGTTACGACGTCATCATCTCCGGGCTTCCCTTCGCCAACTTCACGGCCGAGGAAGTCCGGGAGATCATGGAGGCCTACTTCGCGATGCTGCGTCCCGGCGGGACCCTGTCGTTCTACGGCTACCTGGGGACGAAGCAGATCCGCGCCGTCGCGGCCCGACGCGAGGACTACCTCCGTCAGGTGCGCTCGGGGTGGGTCGTGGACGAGTATCTCGCCCGCTACGGCGAGGCCGACGACCGGGTGATCGCCAACGTGCCGCCGGCCTGGATCCACCACCTGCGCAAGCCGCTCGACTGAGCCGCCTGACCGGGGGATCGACAGAGCGAGGCGCGTGCCGCGGCGAGAGCGGCACGCGCCTCGTCGTCTATTCGCCTGACGGAGACACGATCTGCCACGACCACCCACCAGGTGAGGGGCGAGGGCACATAAGTCAAGCACTCCCCGATATCGGTGACACGGCAGTGTCACACTACCCATGCAAGTGGTAGATAAGCCGATAATCGGGTTCAATGCGACAAAATCACCCCAAGGTGATTTTCCGCCCCGCATAGTCGGGGGCGGACTCCCGCAGTCCGGCGAGTGTCGTGGCGACGCCGTCCGGAAACGGACACGCCCGCGACGCCGACTGGTCGACGTGCAGCGCGAGGAGCTCCTCCGTGGCGACCACGGTTCCGTCCACGGACATCTCGTGGCTGAACCACAGCTTCTTCGCCGCGTGCCCCAGGACGCGCGTCGTCACCTCCGCCGTGTCCCCGACACCGATGTCCCGCAGGTACCGCACGTGTGCCTCGACGGTGTACAACGAGCACCGCGTACGTTCGCGGTACTCCGGCCCCAGACCGATCCGCTCCATCATCGCGTCGGTGGCGAACCCGAAGATCAGGACGTAGTAGCCCTCACTGAGGTGTCCGTTGTAGTCGATCCACTCGGGCTGGACCACCTGCTGGAACTGTGCGGTCATCGCGCGCTCCGGAGCTTGAGCGTCGCCCGGGTCTCCTCCGGGCTGGCGACACGGGCTCCGAGGAGTTCGATGATGTTGACGGCCTTCTCGACGAGCTGGCCGTTGGTGGCCTTGACTCCACGGCTGAGATAGAGGTTGTCCTCGAGCCCGACGCGGGCGTGCCCGCCCAGCAGGACGGACTGGGCCACCCACGGCATCTGCATCCGCCCGATGGAGAAGCTGGCCCACTGCGCACCCTCGGGGAGCAGGTTGACCATCGACTGCAGTACCCCGGGGTCGGCCGGGGCGCCATAGGGGATCCCGGTGCAGAGCTGGAACAGGGTCGGATCGTCAAGAAGGCCCTCGGCGTGCATCTGCTTGGCGAACCACAGGTGCCCGGTGTCGAAGATCTCCAGCTCCGGCCGCACGCCGAGCTCCTGGATCCGCTTCGCGCCCGCACGCAGCATGTCCGGGGTGGAGACGTAGACGTGGCTGCCGTCGCCGAAGTTCAGGCTTCCGCAGTCCAGCGTGCAGATGTCGGGCAGTAGTTCCTCGACGTGCGGGAGCCGCTCCAGACCGTTCACCAGGTCCGTGCCCGTGTCGAACGCCATCGGATCGTCCTGGCCGATCACCAGGTCACCGCCCATCCCCGCGGTCAGGTTGATGACGATGTCGATCCCGGTCTCCTTGATGCGCTCCACCACCTCGCGGTACAGCGCGTTGTCCCGAGACGGCGCGCCGGTCTCCGGATCTCGAACGTGGATGTGCACCGCGCTGGCCCCCGCCTCGGCGGCCTCCACCGCCGACGCGGCGATCTGCTTCGGCGTCACCGGCACGTGCTCGCTCCGGCCGACCGTGTCACCCGCGCCCGTGAGCGCGGCCGTCAGGATCACCTTGTGGTTCATCGTCTCGTTCACTGCCAAACACCGCTTTCGTTCGAACTGCTTGAGGGGAGTGAGAGGTTGTGCGGCGACGCCACGCGGGCGCCGGTGCGGGGCCGTGCCAGCCCCGCCGTGTCAGCTCTTCAGGACATCGGCCTCGATCACGCCGTAGAGCGTCCGACGCATGTCGGTGACCAGGGTGTCCGACTTGCCGACGAGCACCTGGATTCCCAGACCGTCGATCAGCGCCGTCAGCCGTGTCGTCATCGTCACGACGTCGAACTCCCGGAACGCCCCCCGCTCCTGTCCCTCCCGCAGGGTGTCCGCCAGAACCTCGTGCCACCGCTGGTAGAAGTCCCGGTACAACGCCCGCATCCGGGTGTCCAGCGAGGCGGCGGCCCACATCTGCAACCAGATGGACCATTCCTGCCGGACGTGCCCGGCGTGGGGAAGCTGGAGGTCGATGAGTCGGTGCAGCCGCTCCACCGGGTCGGCGATGTCGTGGAGGCCGGCGACCTGCCGGTCGAACGCGACCTGGACCTGGTGTCGAAGAGCGGCGGTGAGCAGAGCGCGCAGGGTGGGGAAGTAGTAGTGCACCGTCGCCGTGGAGGTCCCACAGGCGGCCGCGACGTCCGCCACCCGTACGGAGTAGTAGCCGGCCTCGGCGATCAACCGGTGCGTCGCCTCGATGATCTGACGCTCGCGGGAGTAGCCGGGGGCCGGGAGGGGACGTTTGTTCTCCCCGGGGACCGTCCGCGCCGACACCGGTGCGGCCCGCGGCGAGGTCAGGGACGTGGGCGCGTCCGCGCTCTGCCCGTTGAGGAGCCAGTTCACCGGGACACCCGTGAAATCGGCGATCGTGACCAACTCGGTCGGCGTGAATCGACGGACACCGGTGAGCGACTTGGAGAGCTTGGTGGGCTCCATCCCGATCGCGTCGCCGAACTGCCGTTGCGAGCGCCCCGACCTGCGGATCACCTCACGGACCCGCAGTCGGACCTTGTCCAGCACCTCGTCGCTCACGGCGGTAGGGTAACAACCCCTGAGCGATTATCGCAACCACTCCACAACAGAGAACGGCGTCGACAAGGAACTTCTCCTCGAATCGCCCGACGACTGACTGAACAGTTAGTCGTTGCCAGGTTCCACGATCACTCCGGCGACCCCTCCAGAAGCCGCACTGGTGGGCCGACGCGACGATGTCGCGGCCGACGAAACACGGCCTAGACTCGGATGCGTCTCGGTCCCCCTCCCCGTACGCACCCCCGTCCCAGAGGATCCGCGGAGTCATGAACAGTTCGGATGTCGACGCCGGTCACCTCCTCGCGGACCGGTATCGCCTTGACGAGACGATCGGTACCGGCGGCATGGGGCGGGTGTGGCGCGGCACCGACACGCTGCTCGACCGCGCCATCGCGGTGAAGGAACTCACCACTCCGGCGAACCTCACCGCGCAGGACGTCGAGGTGCTGCGCACGCGCATGCAGCGCGAGGCGCGCAGCGCGGCCAAACTCAGCCACCCGACGATCATCACCATCTACGACGTCGTGGAGGAGGACGGCCGTCCGTGGATCGTGATGGAGCTCATCAAGGGCCCGTCCCTGAGCGACATCATCCGCGGCGAGGGGCCGCTCACCGTCCACCGCGCGGCGTCCATCGCCGCCCAGATGGCCGGCGCCCTGGCCGAGGCGCACAACCACGGCATCGTGCACCGCGACATCAAACCCGGCAACGTCCTGGTCGCCGCCAACGACAGGGCGGTCCTGACTGACTTCGGCATCGCCCACCTCGACGGATCGACCCACCTCACGAGCACGGGCCTGCTCATCGGGTCGCCGAGCTACCTGGCTCCGGAGGTCGCGCACGGGCGCCCCGCGTCCCCCGCCTCCGACATGTGGGCGCTGGGTGTGACGCTCTTCCAAAGCCTCGAGGGCTCGCTGCCCTTCGACCGGTCCTCGCCGATGTCCACTCTGACCGCGATCGTCACCGAGGACCTCCCCCACAGCCCCAACGCCGGCCCCCTGCGCCCGCTCCTCGACGCCCTGTGCTCGAAGGAACCGGGCAACCGTCCCTCAGCCGTCGAGGCCCGCGCCCAACTGCGCGCGCTGCGGGACGCCGCGGCGGCGGCGCCACCGCGGCCGAAGGACACGCGGGAGACCCCTCCCCCCGTCCCGCCGACACCCCCGGCCCCGAAGCCGGCCCCGGTATACGCGGCCCCCACGCCCGAACCCGGCCCCGAGACGTCCGCGCCCACCGGTAACGGGTTGGCTCGCGGCGCCACGAGGCGGACGGCCCTGGTCGCCGGTGCCGTCGCGGTCCTCCTGGCGCTCGGTGTCGGCATCGTGGCCCTGGTCAACACGCTGCGTCCCGACCCCGAGCCCATGGCGGACGCCGAGGAGGCTCCCGACGAGGAGACCGCCCCGCCCGACGAGGAGGAAGAGGAGCCGGAGGAGGAAGAGGACGACGAGTGGGACTTCCTGACCCGCCACGAGGACGACAGCGGATTCGCCGTCGACGTCCCGGAGGACTGGGACTACGACCCCGACGGGCAGATGGTCTACTTCCGTAACCCGGACGGCGGCTACCTACAGATCGACCAGACCGACAACCCCAACGAGGACGCCGGCGACGACTGGCGCGACCTCGAGAGTCGCATCAACAGCAACTTCTCCAACTACTCCCTGATCGGCATCGAGGACGTCGACGCCGACTGGACCGACCCCTACGTCAGCGCCGCCGACTGGGAGTTCACCTTCGACGGCAGCGACGGCGAACTCCACGCCATCAACCGCGGCTTCCACACCGAGGACTACGGCTACGCCCTGTTCCTCGTCAGCCCCGACTCCCAGGACGACAACCACGCCCTCCTGGACCGCATGGCCGAGTCCTTCGAACCGGCGTCGTGACGTTGGAGCACTTCGTGATCCTCAATGCGCGTGCCCGTCCCGAGCTTCCGGACGTTCGACGGCCACGAGATTGACGATTCCGGCAAGGCCGCGAAAATCGTCCGGATTGGTGGTGAAGAGCGGAAGACCATGAGCCACAGCGACACTGGCGATCATGAGATCGGCCTCGCGGCGGCGCGGCTTGCGGTCAACGGCGACGATCGCGGCCACGAGTGCTCCATAGTGTCGCGCGGCCTCAGTGTCGAACGGCAACGGCTGGAACGCCGCCTCGGTCCGTTGTAGCAACGTTATGCGCTGGACACGTTCAACAGGATCCGCTGTCTGGTGCGGCCCAGCGGACAGTTCCGCGAGAGTGATCGCGCTGATCAGCAGCCGCTGGGGCAACTGGCTCCGCTCCAGGCGTGCCAGGTGGATGACGATGTTCGTGTCGACCAAGCCCCGCGCGTACTTTGTCACCTAACGGTCCCCGTCCTCGTCGCGCGTGCGCTCATAGGCATCGCCAACGTAAGGGTTGATGAATTCTTCCTGGTCAGCACGGAAGGCGTCACTGTCTATCACAGGCAGGTCGGCGAACATCGCGATGACGTCGTCAACAGGAACCTCCTGTCTTGGTTGGGTCACTGGAGCCCTGCTGACATACTCTTCGATCGCCGCTCGGGCAACTTGCTGCATCGAGCGGTGCTCAGTGTGTGCGACGCGACGCAGGGCTTCCACCTGTTCGTCGCTCAGCCGGAGAGTCATTGCCATACACCGATGGTATCAGTGGTATCAATCTACGACGGCGATGTGTGCTATCTGCATGCGCCAGTGAGGTGCTGTACCTGTGAATACGGGCGACCGGCAACGCCGGGACGAGGACCTCGAACGCTACGCCCGTCTCTCGTCAGGCTGGGACTACGAGGTGTGGCAGCTGCAGCACTCCGCGAATGATGCACTTGGATACCATTACCTGCGGTTGATAACCGCGATCGAAGAGCTGGAGACTGGCTGCGGTATCGAGCGGGAGATCGACGAGTGAGGGTGGTCTGGGCCATTCCTTCCCCACAGGAGTCCGGGGACTCAGACTGAATCGCCCCGACTCCGGGATTCTCCTCCTCACCACATCAGTGCTTGAAGTGCACGAACAGCCGACCGAAGTTCTTGCTGTCCTTCTCCACCCGGTGGTAGAGCTGCTTGATCTCCTTCTGGTCGAGGAACCGCAGCACCCGCTTCTTCAACTGGCCTGAGCCTTTGCCGGGGATGATCTCTACGGTCTTGGCCTTCTTGCGGACCGCCTCTTCCATGATGTCGGAGAGGGCGCGGTCGATGTCGCGGCCCTTGTTGAAGATGTCGTGGAGGTCGAGCTTCAGCTTCACGGAGTGGGTCCTTCCGGCTCGGCTGGCGCGGGCTTCTCGGCGACGAAGATGGCGGTTCCGGGAAGGATACGGCCTCGGGTGGGACTCCAGCCTCCCCAGACCTGGTGGTTGTCCTCCGGCCACTCCGGTTCGATGAGGTCGAGCAGGCGCAGTCCGGCCCGGGCTATCGCGCGTACCCAGTCGCCGGTGGTGTGGTGGTGCTCCACGTAGACCGCGCGGCCGTCGGTGTCCTCCTCGACGTAGGCACGACGGTCGAAGTAGGACTGGTTGGCGACCAGACCGTGCTCGGTCGGGTCGTCGGGGAAACACCAGCGGATCGGGTGGCTCACCGAGAACACGAGCCGACCTCCGGGCCGCAGCACACGTGCGCTCTC is part of the Spiractinospora alimapuensis genome and harbors:
- a CDS encoding SDR family NAD(P)-dependent oxidoreductase, whose protein sequence is MTASRSAKRTALVTGASTGIGAEFARQLARRGHDLVLVSRRSEALRDLGANLEGTYGVEVRPLPADLTDPAALERVAARVEARDDPIDVVVNNAGVGGGGPLARQDLTDIQASIDLNVRAVVRLTHAAMSSMRRRRATGGPRGVINISSMAGALPAMPGNAVYAAGKAFVRSFTESVALEETSHGLRATAVLPGYVRTPMTVGLQAADPPDVVWVSAERVVTESLRAFAAGRTHVVPGYQYKIADVLLGVVPGAVVRRGVLAAMRRLR
- a CDS encoding thioesterase family protein — translated: MTAQFQQVVQPEWIDYNGHLSEGYYVLIFGFATDAMMERIGLGPEYRERTRCSLYTVEAHVRYLRDIGVGDTAEVTTRVLGHAAKKLWFSHEMSVDGTVVATEELLALHVDQSASRACPFPDGVATTLAGLRESAPDYAGRKITLG
- a CDS encoding BKACE family enzyme, which encodes MNETMNHKVILTAALTGAGDTVGRSEHVPVTPKQIAASAVEAAEAGASAVHIHVRDPETGAPSRDNALYREVVERIKETGIDIVINLTAGMGGDLVIGQDDPMAFDTGTDLVNGLERLPHVEELLPDICTLDCGSLNFGDGSHVYVSTPDMLRAGAKRIQELGVRPELEIFDTGHLWFAKQMHAEGLLDDPTLFQLCTGIPYGAPADPGVLQSMVNLLPEGAQWASFSIGRMQMPWVAQSVLLGGHARVGLEDNLYLSRGVKATNGQLVEKAVNIIELLGARVASPEETRATLKLRSAR
- a CDS encoding Smr/MutS family protein codes for the protein MKLKLDLHDIFNKGRDIDRALSDIMEEAVRKKAKTVEIIPGKGSGQLKKRVLRFLDQKEIKQLYHRVEKDSKNFGRLFVHFKH
- a CDS encoding ribbon-helix-helix domain-containing protein, coding for MAMTLRLSDEQVEALRRVAHTEHRSMQQVARAAIEEYVSRAPVTQPRQEVPVDDVIAMFADLPVIDSDAFRADQEEFINPYVGDAYERTRDEDGDR
- a CDS encoding class I SAM-dependent methyltransferase; translated protein: MPAIEQIQSRARDAGVFLKEFFREFRDTGSITPSSAALSNALTRSLEQRTSREPLTILEVGAGTGPVSKAIARRMGTKDTLELVESNDRLADRLQDLLIDDDELAGVADRVSLHRARVEELDRTERYDVIISGLPFANFTAEEVREIMEAYFAMLRPGGTLSFYGYLGTKQIRAVAARREDYLRQVRSGWVVDEYLARYGEADDRVIANVPPAWIHHLRKPLD
- a CDS encoding serine/threonine-protein kinase; this encodes MNSSDVDAGHLLADRYRLDETIGTGGMGRVWRGTDTLLDRAIAVKELTTPANLTAQDVEVLRTRMQREARSAAKLSHPTIITIYDVVEEDGRPWIVMELIKGPSLSDIIRGEGPLTVHRAASIAAQMAGALAEAHNHGIVHRDIKPGNVLVAANDRAVLTDFGIAHLDGSTHLTSTGLLIGSPSYLAPEVAHGRPASPASDMWALGVTLFQSLEGSLPFDRSSPMSTLTAIVTEDLPHSPNAGPLRPLLDALCSKEPGNRPSAVEARAQLRALRDAAAAAPPRPKDTRETPPPVPPTPPAPKPAPVYAAPTPEPGPETSAPTGNGLARGATRRTALVAGAVAVLLALGVGIVALVNTLRPDPEPMADAEEAPDEETAPPDEEEEEPEEEEDDEWDFLTRHEDDSGFAVDVPEDWDYDPDGQMVYFRNPDGGYLQIDQTDNPNEDAGDDWRDLESRINSNFSNYSLIGIEDVDADWTDPYVSAADWEFTFDGSDGELHAINRGFHTEDYGYALFLVSPDSQDDNHALLDRMAESFEPAS
- a CDS encoding TetR/AcrR family transcriptional regulator; its protein translation is MSDEVLDKVRLRVREVIRRSGRSQRQFGDAIGMEPTKLSKSLTGVRRFTPTELVTIADFTGVPVNWLLNGQSADAPTSLTSPRAAPVSARTVPGENKRPLPAPGYSRERQIIEATHRLIAEAGYYSVRVADVAAACGTSTATVHYYFPTLRALLTAALRHQVQVAFDRQVAGLHDIADPVERLHRLIDLQLPHAGHVRQEWSIWLQMWAAASLDTRMRALYRDFYQRWHEVLADTLREGQERGAFREFDVVTMTTRLTALIDGLGIQVLVGKSDTLVTDMRRTLYGVIEADVLKS
- a CDS encoding type II toxin-antitoxin system VapC family toxin; this encodes MVDTNIVIHLARLERSQLPQRLLISAITLAELSAGPHQTADPVERVQRITLLQRTEAAFQPLPFDTEAARHYGALVAAIVAVDRKPRRREADLMIASVAVAHGLPLFTTNPDDFRGLAGIVNLVAVERPEARDGHAH